One Cellulomonas sp. Y8 DNA segment encodes these proteins:
- a CDS encoding methyltransferase gives MGRVTEDLLAALRCDPEIPAPDLVAVDAADRLVLDEAAPLLDGAEPGSVVVVGDRYGAVTLGAVHRFGLTGVRAHTDRLTGELALAENAARLGGADAFRSLADLGPELVSGARVVLLLLPRSLDALDEIAELVARHADPTVAVVAGGREKHMSRAMNEVLGRHLAEVRASRGRQKARVLHAAGPRAVDGGDPAWPATARHDDLGLTVRAHGAAFAGARVDIGTRFLVEHLADAVPDARAAVDLGCGTGVLASALAAARPAVEVVATDESAAAVASARATVEANGLADRVRVQRARGTAGIPDASADLVLLNPPFHVGAAVHDGVARGLFAEAARVLRPGGELWCVWNSGLGYRPAVQAAVGPTRQVARNPKFTITASRRA, from the coding sequence GTGGGCCGCGTGACCGAGGACCTGCTCGCCGCGCTGCGCTGCGACCCCGAGATCCCCGCGCCGGACCTGGTCGCGGTCGACGCCGCCGACCGGCTGGTCCTGGACGAGGCCGCGCCGCTGCTCGACGGCGCCGAGCCCGGCTCGGTCGTCGTGGTCGGCGACCGGTACGGCGCGGTGACCCTCGGCGCGGTCCACCGGTTCGGCCTGACCGGCGTCCGCGCGCACACCGACCGGCTCACCGGCGAGCTCGCGCTGGCCGAGAACGCGGCCCGGCTGGGCGGCGCCGACGCGTTCCGGTCGCTCGCGGACCTCGGCCCGGAGCTGGTGTCCGGCGCCCGGGTGGTGCTGCTCCTGCTGCCGCGGTCGCTCGACGCGCTGGACGAGATCGCCGAGCTCGTCGCCCGGCACGCGGACCCGACGGTGGCCGTGGTCGCCGGGGGCCGCGAGAAGCACATGTCCCGCGCGATGAACGAGGTGCTGGGCCGGCACCTCGCCGAGGTGCGCGCCAGCCGCGGGCGGCAGAAGGCCCGCGTCCTGCACGCCGCCGGACCCCGCGCGGTCGACGGGGGAGACCCCGCCTGGCCCGCCACCGCGCGCCACGACGACCTCGGTCTGACCGTCCGCGCGCACGGCGCGGCGTTCGCCGGCGCCCGCGTGGACATCGGCACCCGGTTCCTCGTCGAGCACCTGGCGGACGCCGTGCCGGACGCCCGCGCCGCGGTGGACCTGGGCTGCGGCACCGGGGTCCTGGCGTCCGCGCTGGCCGCTGCTCGTCCGGCCGTCGAGGTGGTCGCGACGGACGAGTCCGCGGCCGCGGTCGCGTCGGCCCGGGCGACCGTCGAGGCGAACGGGCTGGCGGACCGCGTGCGCGTGCAGCGCGCCCGGGGCACGGCCGGGATCCCCGACGCGAGCGCCGACCTCGTCCTGCTCAACCCGCCGTTCCACGTGGGCGCCGCGGTGCACGACGGAGTCGCGCGCGGGCTGTTCGCCGAGGCGGCGCGGGTGCTCCGTCCGGGCGGCGAGCTGTGGTGCGTGTGGAACTCGGGGCTCGGCTACCGGCCCGCGGTGCAGGCGGCGGTCGGCCCGACCCGGCAGGTGGCGCGGAACCCGAAGTTCACGATCACCGCGTCCCGCCGGGCCTGA
- a CDS encoding SDR family NAD(P)-dependent oxidoreductase: MDLQLTGTRAFVSGSTQGIGLAIAEALLREGAEVVVNGRDEGRVHDAVARLRATVPGAAVSGIAADLADADQVERLLDRLGDVDVLVNNAGVFDVVPFDRATDADWQRYLDVNLMSGVRLTRRLLPPMLARGRGRVLFVSSESGVDVPADMLPYGVTKAGVLALANGLAKTTRGTGVTVNSILGGPTYSDGVARTVERIADARGVPAADLKDAMAAARTTSLLQRFLEPEEIARLAVYLASPLSSATNGAAVRADGGVLTTLL; the protein is encoded by the coding sequence ATGGATCTGCAGCTGACCGGGACCCGCGCGTTCGTCAGCGGGTCGACGCAGGGCATCGGCCTCGCGATCGCCGAGGCCCTGCTCCGCGAGGGGGCGGAGGTCGTCGTCAACGGGCGGGACGAGGGCCGGGTGCACGACGCGGTCGCCCGGCTGCGCGCCACCGTCCCGGGGGCCGCGGTGTCCGGGATCGCCGCCGACCTCGCGGACGCCGACCAGGTGGAGCGGCTGCTCGACCGGCTCGGCGACGTCGACGTGCTCGTGAACAACGCCGGCGTGTTCGACGTCGTGCCGTTCGACCGGGCCACCGACGCCGACTGGCAGCGCTACCTGGACGTCAACCTCATGAGCGGCGTGCGCCTCACCCGCCGGCTGCTCCCGCCGATGCTCGCCCGCGGCCGGGGCCGGGTGCTGTTCGTCAGCAGCGAGTCGGGCGTGGACGTCCCGGCCGACATGCTGCCCTACGGCGTGACGAAGGCGGGGGTGCTGGCGCTGGCCAACGGCCTCGCCAAGACCACCCGCGGCACCGGGGTCACGGTCAACAGCATCCTCGGCGGTCCCACCTACTCCGACGGCGTCGCACGGACGGTCGAGCGGATCGCGGACGCCCGGGGCGTGCCCGCCGCCGACCTCAAGGACGCGATGGCCGCCGCCCGGACGACGTCGCTGCTGCAGCGGTTCCTCGAGCCCGAGGAGATCGCGCGGCTGGCGGTCTACCTGGCGAGCCCGCTGTCGTCGGCGACGAACGGCGCGGCGGTGCGGGCCGACGGCGGGGTGCTGACGACGCTGCTGTGA
- a CDS encoding MarR family winged helix-turn-helix transcriptional regulator, which produces MTDAAQPPAELEGDDLATWSSLATVLEWLPPALDAQLQRDAGITHFEYGVLYALSRADDGTLRMSVLADYANSTLSRLSRAAARLEGRGWLRRAPDPADGRYTLALLTDAGRAAVAAATPGHVATVHRLVLDRLTAAQARQLREISRRIARGVREDGGWRPPVPGEQ; this is translated from the coding sequence GTGACCGACGCCGCGCAGCCCCCCGCCGAGCTCGAGGGCGACGACCTCGCGACCTGGTCGTCGCTGGCCACCGTCCTCGAGTGGCTCCCGCCCGCGCTCGACGCGCAGCTCCAGCGGGACGCCGGGATCACCCACTTCGAGTACGGGGTGCTCTACGCGCTGAGCCGGGCGGACGACGGGACGCTGCGGATGAGCGTGCTCGCGGACTACGCGAACAGCACCCTGTCCCGGCTGTCCCGCGCGGCGGCCCGGCTGGAGGGGCGCGGGTGGCTGCGCCGGGCGCCGGACCCCGCGGACGGGCGCTACACGCTCGCGCTGCTGACCGACGCCGGGCGGGCGGCGGTCGCGGCGGCGACGCCCGGCCACGTCGCGACGGTGCACCGGCTGGTGCTCGACCGGCTCACGGCGGCGCAGGCGCGGCAGCTGCGGGAGATCAGCCGGCGGATCGCGCGGGGGGTGCGGGAGGACGGTGGCTGGCGGCCGCCCGTGCCGGGGGAGCAGTGA
- a CDS encoding iron chaperone yields the protein MADSHGSTANFTAEERAAMQERAAEVRTARKRGKAGGDPEAELLAKIAELPDDDRAMAERIHAIVREVAPGLTPRTWYGMPAYGATKAVLIFQPASKFKARYATLGFNDDARLDDGGMWPTAYALTRVGDAEEAAIRELVRRAAGEG from the coding sequence ATGGCCGACAGCCACGGCTCCACCGCAAACTTCACCGCCGAGGAGCGCGCCGCGATGCAGGAGCGCGCCGCCGAGGTCCGCACCGCCCGCAAGCGCGGCAAGGCCGGCGGCGACCCGGAGGCCGAGCTGCTCGCGAAGATCGCCGAGCTCCCCGACGACGACCGGGCGATGGCGGAGCGGATCCACGCGATCGTGCGCGAGGTCGCCCCCGGGCTCACGCCGCGCACCTGGTACGGGATGCCCGCCTACGGCGCGACCAAGGCCGTGCTGATCTTCCAGCCCGCGTCGAAGTTCAAGGCCCGGTACGCGACGCTCGGGTTCAACGACGACGCACGGCTGGACGACGGCGGGATGTGGCCGACCGCGTACGCGCTGACGCGGGTGGGGGACGCCGAGGAGGCGGCGATCCGGGAGCTCGTGCGGCGGGCCGCCGGGGAGGGGTGA
- a CDS encoding APC family permease produces MSAETAPTTGEPTPRHRAAPAPDAGGVAVDGTPTTNGTPAGDGRAGDAPEPPPADAVPARTPVPAAQWISWVALAMMTTSSVASLRAAPTMAIYGLAAVFLYVVPAIVFLLPTSLVSAELASGWKGGVYKWVSEGISKPAGFLAVWCQFAMTIFYYPTLLGFVASTLAYVINPDLATSGVWTAAVIVVVYWSGVWVSSRGTKAIAGLASGGLIIGTLIPGVLLVTLGVVFLGQGNPSAAPMDAEHLLPAWAGLSSLVLIVNNFLSYSGMEMNAVHVSSLRNPGREFPRSMFLAMGMVLLIFILPALAISWFVPAEELSLTAGIMQAFDAVFAQFGWQWLTPVIGVMLVTASVAGMLTWLAGPSKGLLLISRQEGYLPPFLQRLNKNGVQQNILVTQGAVTTLIALGYALIPSVSSAYWVFSVITTQVYLIMYLLMFVAAVRLRRLHAGHPRGYRAPIIRTLCGVGFVASAAALLVGFVPPSQLGTGSPWVYVLVVGGGALGLGLLVPFLFYRLRKPSWRLAEAQQPEVSAS; encoded by the coding sequence ATGTCCGCGGAGACCGCACCCACCACCGGCGAGCCCACGCCGCGGCACCGGGCGGCGCCGGCACCCGACGCCGGCGGCGTCGCCGTCGACGGCACCCCCACCACGAACGGCACCCCGGCCGGCGACGGGCGCGCGGGTGACGCCCCCGAGCCGCCGCCCGCCGACGCGGTGCCGGCCCGCACCCCGGTGCCGGCGGCCCAGTGGATCTCCTGGGTCGCGCTCGCGATGATGACCACCAGCTCGGTGGCCAGCCTGCGCGCGGCGCCGACGATGGCGATCTACGGGCTCGCGGCCGTGTTCCTCTACGTCGTGCCGGCCATCGTGTTCCTGCTGCCGACCTCGCTGGTGTCCGCCGAGCTCGCGTCCGGGTGGAAGGGCGGCGTCTACAAGTGGGTCTCCGAGGGCATCTCGAAGCCGGCCGGCTTCCTCGCCGTCTGGTGCCAGTTCGCGATGACGATCTTCTACTACCCGACGCTGCTCGGGTTCGTGGCCAGCACGCTCGCGTACGTCATCAACCCCGACCTCGCGACGAGCGGCGTGTGGACCGCAGCGGTCATCGTGGTCGTCTACTGGAGCGGGGTGTGGGTGTCGTCCCGCGGCACCAAGGCGATCGCGGGGCTCGCGTCCGGCGGCCTGATCATCGGCACGCTGATCCCCGGGGTGCTGCTCGTGACCCTGGGCGTCGTGTTCCTCGGGCAGGGCAACCCGTCGGCCGCGCCGATGGACGCCGAGCACCTGCTGCCCGCCTGGGCCGGCCTGTCGAGCCTCGTGCTGATCGTGAACAACTTCCTGTCCTACTCGGGCATGGAGATGAACGCGGTGCACGTGTCCTCGCTGCGGAACCCCGGGCGCGAGTTCCCGCGGTCGATGTTCCTGGCGATGGGGATGGTCCTGCTCATCTTCATCCTGCCCGCGCTGGCCATCTCCTGGTTCGTCCCCGCGGAGGAGCTGTCGCTCACCGCCGGGATCATGCAGGCCTTCGACGCGGTGTTCGCCCAGTTCGGCTGGCAGTGGCTCACGCCGGTCATCGGGGTCATGCTCGTCACGGCGTCGGTCGCCGGGATGCTCACCTGGCTCGCCGGGCCGTCGAAGGGCCTGCTGCTGATCTCCCGTCAGGAGGGCTACCTCCCGCCGTTCCTGCAGCGGCTGAACAAGAACGGCGTGCAGCAGAACATCCTGGTCACCCAGGGCGCCGTCACCACGCTCATCGCCCTCGGCTACGCGCTGATCCCCTCGGTGTCGAGCGCGTACTGGGTGTTCTCGGTGATCACCACGCAGGTCTACCTGATCATGTACCTGCTGATGTTCGTGGCCGCGGTGCGGCTGCGGCGGCTGCACGCGGGCCACCCGCGGGGGTACCGGGCCCCGATCATCCGCACGCTGTGCGGCGTCGGGTTCGTCGCCTCGGCCGCGGCGCTGCTCGTCGGCTTCGTCCCGCCGTCCCAGCTCGGCACCGGCAGCCCGTGGGTCTACGTCCTGGTCGTCGGCGGCGGCGCCCTCGGCCTCGGCCTGCTCGTGCCGTTCCTGTTCTACCGGCTCCGCAAGCCGTCGTGGCGGCTCGCGGAGGCGCAGCAGCCGGAGGTGAGCGCGTCATGA
- a CDS encoding hemerythrin domain-containing protein, with amino-acid sequence MTATTDRPGCDTSDLLHIHQLFRRAFGDAPGLVRGVPDGDVARMRVVAAHVREVATGLHHHHEGEDLLLWDRLEQRSPGCALHVGLMRAQHADVAGLLRDLDAALPAWETGAPVVARDDVARVLEELRALLVLHLGQEEDRILPTASSVLSQREWDQLHEHGMASVPRSRMLLQLGWILDAVPEPERAGWLRTNLPAPARLLWRTVGRRRFAAHRARVYGVR; translated from the coding sequence ATGACCGCGACCACCGACCGTCCCGGGTGCGACACCTCCGACCTGCTGCACATCCACCAGCTGTTCCGCCGCGCGTTCGGCGACGCGCCGGGCCTGGTCCGGGGCGTCCCGGACGGCGACGTCGCCCGGATGCGCGTCGTCGCCGCGCACGTGCGGGAGGTGGCGACGGGTCTGCACCACCACCACGAGGGCGAGGACCTCCTGCTGTGGGACCGCCTCGAGCAGCGCTCCCCCGGGTGCGCGCTGCACGTCGGCCTGATGCGTGCGCAGCACGCGGACGTCGCCGGGCTGCTGCGCGACCTCGACGCCGCGCTGCCCGCCTGGGAGACGGGCGCGCCGGTCGTCGCGCGCGACGACGTCGCCCGCGTGCTGGAGGAGCTGCGGGCCCTGCTCGTGCTGCACCTCGGTCAGGAGGAGGACCGCATCCTCCCGACGGCGTCGAGCGTGCTGAGCCAGCGGGAGTGGGACCAGCTGCACGAGCACGGCATGGCCTCGGTCCCGCGCAGCAGGATGCTCCTCCAGCTCGGCTGGATCCTGGACGCCGTGCCGGAGCCCGAGCGGGCGGGCTGGCTCCGCACCAACCTGCCCGCGCCCGCCCGGCTGCTGTGGCGCACGGTCGGGCGGCGGCGGTTCGCGGCGCACCGCGCGCGGGTCTACGGCGTGCGGTGA
- a CDS encoding CGNR zinc finger domain-containing protein encodes MSAVKGSDPLDAWVVRGTAPGVAPAATEGLRALLNTDDRFHGVDRLRGAGPRALVEARDVLRGYLGGGDATALGALAARYPLVVAPGDPASGGGLALEPAPRSDPDAVLVGGVLAALHRSVATGEWARLKACANPDCQWVYHDASRNRSGRWCSMDECGDVMKARAYRRRVRG; translated from the coding sequence ATGTCCGCCGTCAAGGGGTCCGACCCGCTCGACGCCTGGGTCGTGCGCGGGACCGCGCCCGGCGTCGCGCCCGCCGCGACCGAGGGGCTGCGCGCGCTGCTCAACACCGACGACCGGTTCCACGGCGTCGACCGGCTGCGCGGTGCCGGGCCGCGGGCGCTGGTCGAGGCCCGCGACGTCCTGCGCGGCTACCTCGGCGGGGGCGACGCGACGGCGCTGGGCGCGCTCGCGGCGCGGTACCCGCTCGTGGTGGCGCCCGGCGACCCGGCGTCCGGCGGCGGGCTCGCCCTGGAACCCGCGCCCCGGTCCGACCCGGACGCGGTGCTGGTCGGCGGGGTGCTCGCCGCGCTGCACCGGTCGGTCGCGACGGGGGAGTGGGCCCGGCTCAAGGCCTGCGCCAACCCGGACTGCCAGTGGGTCTACCACGACGCGTCCCGCAACCGGTCGGGCCGCTGGTGCTCGATGGACGAGTGCGGCGACGTGATGAAGGCGCGCGCCTACCGCCGCCGCGTGCGGGGCTGA
- a CDS encoding VOC family protein gives MLSDHPAMPCLAVRDLGRARQFYEQTLGFRKQELPGFSDADEMTGVVYGTKSGGMLVYPSSYAGTNQATAVTFQVADEAFDQEVAALRSGGIEFQTFELPSGSWSDGVLTDGPMRSVWFADPDGNILNVEAVRVAAAV, from the coding sequence ATGCTGTCCGACCACCCCGCGATGCCCTGCCTCGCCGTGCGGGACCTGGGCCGTGCGCGCCAGTTCTACGAGCAGACCCTGGGCTTCCGGAAGCAGGAGCTGCCGGGGTTCAGCGACGCCGACGAGATGACCGGCGTCGTCTACGGCACGAAGTCCGGCGGGATGCTCGTGTACCCGTCGTCCTACGCCGGCACCAACCAGGCGACGGCCGTCACGTTCCAGGTCGCCGACGAGGCCTTCGACCAGGAGGTCGCGGCGCTGCGCTCCGGCGGGATCGAGTTCCAGACGTTCGAGCTGCCGTCCGGCTCGTGGTCCGACGGCGTGCTGACCGACGGGCCGATGCGGTCGGTGTGGTTCGCCGACCCGGACGGGAACATCCTCAACGTCGAGGCGGTGCGCGTCGCCGCCGCGGTCTGA